From one Rattus rattus isolate New Zealand chromosome 15, Rrattus_CSIRO_v1, whole genome shotgun sequence genomic stretch:
- the LOC116884630 gene encoding NXPE family member 3-like, giving the protein MAVETTRGTVLHWRAHSWPLRSRLTPVASLHSVARELHGLAGGPYTVVVLGMGAHFTTFPPSIFARRLAGIQAAVKALLDREPSTQVVIKLANTGYKSVYGSDWLTLQMNRFLRAAFVGLRVAFVDAWEMTSSLAVPDDIHPRKFIVRNEVELFLSFICPT; this is encoded by the coding sequence ATGGCCGTGGAGACAACTCGGGGAACAGTGTTGCACTGGAGGGCACACAGCTGGCCCCTGCGCTCTCGTCTCACCCCAGTGGCCTCTCTGCACTCTGTGGCCAGAGAACTACATGGCCTGGCCGGGGGACCCTACACAGTGGTGGTGCTGGGTATGGGAGCCCACTTCACCacgttccctccctccatctttgccCGAAGACTGGCAGGGATTCAGGCAGCAGTGAAGGCCCTGCTGGACCGGGAACCCAGTACTCAGGTCGTCATCAAACTGGCCAACACTGGCTACAAATCGGTGTATGGCAGTGACTGGCTCACACTCCAGATGAACCGCTTCCTCCGCGCTGCCTTTGTTGGTCTCCGAGTGGCCTTTGTGGATGCGTGGGAAATGACCTCCAGCTTGGCTGTGCCAGATGACATCCACCCAAGGAAGTTTATTGTCCGCAATGAAGTGGAATTATTTCTGTCCTTCATCTGTCCCACCTGA
- the LOC116884853 gene encoding interferon-inducible GTPase 1-like, whose protein sequence is MGQLFSGTAKSEALYSSFSEYFKKFKAENKIISQETITLIELYLIIEDLQQANNEITSALRKLANTPLNVAVIGESGTGKSSFINVFRGVGHEDETAAPIGVVETTMRRTPYRHPNIPNVVIWDLPGIGTTNFPPKDYLEKMKFCEYDFFIIISATRFRKNDIDLAKAVSMMKKDFYFVRTKMDIDLENERECKGTFSRETFLKHIRSHCVTMFKKNNLHVPPIFLISNRNVSDYDFPILKTMLQNKLSTHTYHNIMVSLPNITEAAIERKRTFIQQFIWLEAFKDGVLMTIPVVDTLKDSDVEKLKMSLNHYRVLFGVDDATLQFMAKDSQVPVEQLRKIIKSPYLLETKKRKALEGMLLKYMEKSASANGGLLATGLYFRKSFYLQLLFLDTVAEDAKVLLRETHSRN, encoded by the coding sequence ATGGGTCAGCTGTTCTCTGGCACAGCTAAGAGTGAAGCCTTGTACTCCAGCTTCAGtgaatattttaagaagtttaaggcagaaaacaaaatcatttctcAGGAAACCATCACATTGATTGAGTTATACCTGATAATAGAAGACCTTCAGCAGGCAAATAATGAAATTACTTCTGCATTGAGAAAACTTGCTAACACCCCACTCAATGTCGCTGTGATAGGAGAGTCTGGAACAGGGAAGTCCAGTTTCATCAATGTCTTCAGGGGGGTTGGGCATGAAGATGAAACTGCAGCTCCGATTGGGGTAGTGGAGACAACCATGAGGAGAACTCCATACAGACATCCCAACATTCCAAATGTGGTTATTTGGGATCTGCCGGGGATTGGAACCACAAATTTCCCACCGAAAGATTATCTGGAGAAAATGAAATTCTGTGAGTATGACTTCTTCATTATTATTTCAGCCACACGCTTTAGGAAAAACGATATAGACCTCGCCAAAGCAGTCAGCATGATGAAGAAGGATTTCTATTTTGTGAGAACCAAGATGGACATAGATCTAGAAAATGAAAGGGAATGCAAAGGCACCTTTAGCAGAGAAACCTTCCTGAAGCATATCCGAAGCCATTGTGTGACTATGTTTAAGAAGAATAACCTTCATGTGCCGCCGATCTTCCTGATCTCAAACAGAAATGTATCTGACTATGATTTCCCGATCCTGAAGACCATGCTGCAAAACAAACTTTCTACTCACACATATCACAACATTATGGTTTCCTTGCCTAATATTACAGAGGCAGCCATTGAAAGAAAACGCACCTTTATACAGCAGTTTATCTGGCTAGAAGCCTTCAAAGATGGAGTTTTGATGACTATTCCTGTAGTGGACACCCTCAAAGACAGTGATGTGGAGAAGTTAAAGATGAGTTTAAACCACTATCGAGTTCTCTTTGGAGTGGATGATGCAACCCTGCAGTTCATGGCGAAGGATTCCCAAGTGCCTGTTGAACAACTGAGAAAAATCATTAAATCTCCTTATTTGTTagaaactaagaaaagaaaagcattagaAGGGATGCTTTTAAAATACATGGAGAAATCTGCCTCAGCTAATGGTGGGCTCCTGGCAACAGGTCTTTACTTTAGGAAATCCTTCTACTTACAACTTCTTTTCCTTGACACAGTGGCTGAAGATGCCAAAGTTCTCCTTAGAGAGACACATTCAAGAAACTAG